The Cucumis melo cultivar AY chromosome 5, USDA_Cmelo_AY_1.0, whole genome shotgun sequence genome has a segment encoding these proteins:
- the LOC103485833 gene encoding inositol phosphorylceramide glucuronosyltransferase 1: MKPIAWIFLPFALVLIQSLLSAASSSSSSGSQSSDEAYVTLLYGDEFLLGVRVLGKSIRDTGSSKDMVALISDGVSEYAKRLLEADGWIVEKISLLANPNQVRPSRFWGVYTKLKIFNMTDYRKVVYLDADTIVLKNIEDLFKCSKFCANLKHSERLNSGVMVVEPSETIFNDMMSKVNTLPSYTGGDQGFLNSYYSNFPNAHVFEPNLPQEVRRSRPAPVMERLSTLYNADVGLYMLANKWMVDESELRVIHYTLGPLKPWDWWTSWLLKPVDIWQNVRERLQDSLPGTGGGRNPNDDLIVKILVLLPLVALTFCSYQSCLQTRWYSNTSWRSLLCDQARHLYYKIKSVGTINYTGLSTLNAVNLNHQSKIPVFLGGISIFVCFLSAVISLALAFAIVPRQVMPWTGLLLMYEWIFTIFILLFGSYLHFIFKWGKSMATQAGSFSDSESFDYSAKDHQWQASSSDVTTWFYGLGMAFLAVIAPTLPCILGVTALFLRLGLMVVGGLILVSFMTYASEHLAIRSFLRGLENRDGARGSRSICLFC, from the exons ATGAAACCAATCGCTTGGATTTTCCTGCCATTCGCGTTGGTTTTGATTCAATCTCTACTGTCAGCagcttcttcatcttcttcttccggATCACAGTCTTCCGATGAAGCTTATGTTACCCTTTTGTATGGCGATGAATTTCTTTTGGGTGTTCGAGTTCTTGGGAAATCAATTCGCGACACTGGCTCCAGCAAGGACATGGTGGCCTTGATTTCTGATGGGGTTTCTGAGTATGCTAAGAGGCTATTAGAG GCTGATGGATGGATAGTGGAGAAGATTAGTTTATTGGCAAATCCTAATCAAGTTCGTCCATCAAGATTTTGGGGTGTCTATACAAAGCTGAAAATATTTAACATGACTGACTATAGAAAAG TGGTATATCTAGACGCAGATACAATTGTGTTGAAAAATATAGAAGATCTTTTCAAATGTAGCAAATTTTGTGCCAACTTGAAGCATTCTGAAAGACTGAATTCTGGTGTTATGGTTGTGGAACCGTCTGAAACTATTTTCAATGACATGATGAGTAAAGTTAATACTTTGCCCTCTTACACAGGAG GGGATCAAGGCTTTTTGAATTCATACTATTCAAATTTTCCCAATGCACATGTTTTTGAGCCAAACTTACCACAAGAAGTGCGACGATCTAGACCAGCTCCAGTAATGGAACGACTTTCTACTCTTTATAATGCCGATGTTGGTCTTTACATGCTTGCTAACAAG TGGATGGTAGATGAGAGTGAACTCCGGGTTATCCACTATACACTGGGCCCCCTCAAACCTTGGGACTGGTGGACATCTTGGCTTTTAAAACCTGTTGATATCTGGCAg AATGTCAGGGAAAGATTGCAAGACTCCCTTCCTGGAACTGGTGGGGGTAGAAACCCTAATGATGATCTTATTGTCAAAATTCTTGTTCTTCTTCCTCTTGTTGCATTAACCTTTTGTTCTTATCAATCTTGTCTTCAG ACACGGTGGTACTCTAATACATCATGGAGAAGCTTGTTATGCGATCAAGCCAGGCATCTATACTACAAAATAAAGTCTGTTGGAACAATTAATTATACTGGTCTTTCTACACTAAACGCTGTTAATCTGAACCATCAG TCCAAGATACCTGTTTTTTTGGGTGGTATATCAATCTTCGTCTGTTTTCTTTCTGCTGTAATTTCCCTTGCTCTTGCATTTGCGATTGTGCCAAGGCAAGTGATGCCATGGACTGGCTTGCTGTTGATGTATGAGTGGATATTCACAATTTTCATTCTATTATTTGGAAGCTACCTCCATTTTATTTTCAAATGGGGTAAATCAATGGCGACCCAAGCAGGATCCTTCTCTGATTCTGAGTCGTTTGATTATTCTGCTAAAG ATCATCAGTGGCAGGCATCAAGCAGTGACGTTACCACGTGGTTTTATGGTCTAGGGATGGCATTCTTGGCTGTTATTGCTCCAACTTTGCCTTGTATTTTGGGTGTCACTGCTCTATTTTTGAG GTTAGGTTTGATGGTTGTAGGGGGCCTAATTTTGGTATCATTTATGACATATGCTTCTGAACACCTTGCAATTAGATCATTCTTGAGAGGTCTTGAAAACAGAGATGGTGCAAGAGGCAGCAGGAGTATATGTCTCTTCTGTTGA